The Corvus hawaiiensis isolate bCorHaw1 chromosome 2, bCorHaw1.pri.cur, whole genome shotgun sequence genome includes a window with the following:
- the EXPH5 gene encoding exophilin-5 isoform X4, which yields MATAEMCNSPKSTVTSGHSFDTNQNEIMEKSTLEWNEQLEKEIFSVLSDLDDQLAQEQIQDPLDRTVSTSSASNVQSSSAFPTSKRQTASRGQQRNDWSDMPSTFCPEGLRTLRAKDEHKIFIRPRKLHSAYMNWHQTAFQEDCSYGDAIDGNPRLHRRRLSSVSFGRSSEGSLYPPSVTQNSGFRHKSCMNRDTAGRSYSVCSLRRCPSSVSSDQLSASSLQHPLARESKNGFVPRFGRQNPKRIPLSSIVWNNTPDSSEETPEKMFRTQSLMEFHATDYGRYPSSLQETKKHSSYHSKHHYRRSISSSNCFSRVSCPDKATSPLPFDNWENYPLYKSENNLSRSYYRDTSSHGKLYANQKNSSYGRKDSYPSWADIPQCYSDEVFVSPDASFEVFMANLNDQQWAHTKNAKFGSQRLQNDFHMYSPENTSIKRMTRTANRTSSEFTEGCQPWLNRSSSVSSSGIRTDESVFPSSKDQPKPTGLNRNSVVITQRSTKADFAHLERAECMKQQDGNMLLQSVPQQADTSYINARSFSSNSPASAMWQRDVSLFNTMTSKRQTQATARGDTAKIYISNGDKRNLEMKENDCPPNSVFSQPLCISPAGKSRKEPFLPSQKEWEHNLHYAAQRESIKQGNWSAEALNEATPKRQSSLLNVTSALSTEKLASCQGMLSCPPECSSSFSKSSPQALSHKDNSQCLGTLTSSSVNCTFTDSQAEERKTAQVSRTGVSKKISQKTWQNASTLVTKDCNGQFIASSPQNGNNGNSGNIYIRSFDGDPNTSENSLSYFCLEKGTGKMRSTSPCIGRFHKQDSSPRHTSSCSITGSPGRNSSKSSDPLVIYYTLPRKSASIAGSIMSDTPISLPRESRTTYDCLRSETPHRADPFCSNQRDVSSLDPTCSFLTSASLNAATSNKDYPSPLTKSMNDSISSSTSVDLTDSCKHLSRRESSVFSDYKEGGNFLQKYKTTSTFTVCVDEDHVKYHELVSIYYTLPRRHSRTFCSLFRDNSEDADLPCPKENAQSPRIQNKKNEDHVSLANGFFPATSGKEVPSYSSDQVSSVLVTPQNLRTAADSEEESSHFSPSSEKSVSVVTNKKENSAYLSLAENVLSDVVTKEISFGGPQPTAIVAKSGKVISDASSSQNAEIHLKEKKEILQRATPLMSTSSTPPKPGRHLENRLYSTSTNKNIIQKGSSESCSQPPKVNNRKNLNSLLLRSGEKSSLGRSGNTAHADVPLTPVEDVYTDSTQVKQRVNFLHQTTPLHNNKFNGLQLRADSSRKKENGLNFCSKVLPESQRKTSEVSTASSADPLLQLGKVTSTDTDEVKNLKIKKEQNSQSSHMGKVYSSFQESKRHSEGNLNTKDKVPRAAQDKKITQSAEDENKLLSDCTRDKVKDIEKRKNRPSIKNKLAAVYKTSRKFSSKNLPPKPHISNIFSQNDGSATSLEVNMSLDSLISMDSHQPFLELDNENQNHSLNSDKNLPRPRTAENKKTENQNDPSLLVNTKRRPFTSSYTQKEAISPRKTAVKVENRPRLTTVFPDKAVTMRNKNSQMLDLGLESKIQPITPSATTSYPLDEEKGRASSHACAPPSPLLTDKNLNTYVNNCLQADTCPEQNLASQTVLGQRQNTSQPTGLENANLNSYRLRKSHSKSQRERHLSESICARDSLETSASGSNILPKDGIHGKRFKSYSELLSCDENENWASDDEKCYSTRNLMYPSVEFGIFGKEQQLAFLENIKRSLTEGRLWRPCLLNNPGAFRDTENSSINRAELLSSSSAGSKMSSAASSPRELTDTYVEDPAAYSDSDSDTTTDDEYYLDEIDKESEL from the exons ATGGCAACG GCTGAAATGTGTAATTCTCCAAAGTCAACTGTAACAAGTGGTCATTCTTTTGAtacaaaccaaaatgaaataatggAGAAAAGTACACTGGAATGGAATgaacagctggagaaggagatTTTCAGTG ttCTGAGTGATCTGGATGACCAGCTGGCCCAGGAACAAATCCAAGACCCTTTGGACAGGACAGTTTCTACTAGCAGTGCATCAAATGTCCAAAGTAGTAGTGCATTCCCTACTTCAAAGAGGCAGACTGCTAGTAGGGGGCAACAGAGAAATGACTGGAGTGATATGCCTAGCACATTTTGCCCAGAAGGACTGAGAACACTAAGGGCCAAAGATGAACACAAGATTTTCATCAGACCAAGGAAGTTACACAGTGCATATATGAACTGGCACCAAACAGCCTTTCAAGAAGATTGCAGTTATGGTGATGCAATCGATGGAAATCCTCGTCTGCACCGTAGGAGGCTGTCTTCGGTTTCTTTCGGACGGTCTTCAGAAGGGAGCTTATATCCTCCTTCTGTAACACAGAACAGTGGATTTAGGCACAAGAGTTGTATGAACAGGGATACAGCTGGCAGAAGTTACTCTGTATGTTCCCTTCGGAGATGTCCATCATCAGTATCTTCTGATCAGCTATCAGCATCAAGTTTACAGCATCCATTGGCAAGGGAGAGCAAGAATGGTTTTGTACCAAGGTTTGGTCGACAGAACCCAAAGAGAATTCCTCTGTCTTCCATTGTATGGAACAACACACCAGACTCTTCTGAAGAAACTCcagaaaaaatgtttagaaCTCAATCACTGATGGAGTTTCATGCTACAGACTATGGCAGATATCCCAGCTCTTTACAAGAAACTAAGAAACACTCAAGTTACCACTCAAAACACCACTATAGAAGATCTATTTCAAGTAGTAATTGCTTTAGCAGAGTTAGTTGCCCTGACAAAGCTACTTCTCCGTTGCCCTTTGATAACTGGGAAAACTATCCTTTGtacaaatcagaaaataatcTCTCTAGATCCTACTACAGAGATACCTCTTCTCATGGCAAGTTGTatgcaaaccaaaaaaattcttcttaTGGAAGAAAAGACAGCTATCCTTCTTGGGCTGATATTCCTCAGTGTTACAGTGATGAAGTGTTTGTTTCCCCTGATGCCAGCTTTGAAGTGTTTATGGCCAATTTAAATGACCAGCAGTGGGCACATACAAAGAATGCCAAGTTTGGTTCACAGCGCCTGCAGAATGATTTTCACATGTACTCTCCAGAAAATACAAGTATCAAAAGGATGACAAGAACTGCAAACAGAACTTCTTCAGAATTCACTGAGGGCTGTCAGCCTTGGCTAAATCGTagctcttctgtttcttcatctGGTATCAGAACTGATGAGTCAGTCTTTCCCAGTTCAAAGGACCAACCAAAACCTACAGGACTGAACAGGAATTCAGTTGTCATTACCCAAAGGAGTACTAAGGCAGACTTTGCACACCTGGAAAGGGCTGAATGTATGAAACAGCAAGATGGAAACATGCTGTTACAGTCAGTTCCTCAACAAGCAGATACAAGCTACATCAACGCACGGAGTTTTTCCTCTAACAGCCCTGCTTCTGCCATGTGGCAAAGAGATGTATCTCTCTTTAACACAATGACATCAAAGAGACAAACCCAAGCCACTGCCAGAGGAGATACTGCAAAAATTTATATATCAAATGGTGATAAAAGAAATttggaaatgaaggaaaatgatTGCCCACCCAACAGTGTGTTCAGTCAGCCTCTCTGTATTTCCCCAGCTGGTAAGAGCAGGAAAGAACcttttcttccaagtcagaaAGAATGGGAACATAATCTGCATTATGCAGCACAAAGAGAGAGCATCAAACAGGGTAACTGGAGTGCAGAAGCCCTTAACGAAGCTACTCCAAAGAGACAGTCCTCCCTACTGAATGTTACTTCTGCTCTATCCACTGAAAAATTAGCAAGCTGTCAAGGCATGTTGTCCTGTCCTCCTGAGTGCTCATCTAGTTTCTCAAAAAGCTCTCCACAAGCACTTTCTCATAAAGACAATTCTCAATGCTTAGGAACACTAACTAGCTCTTCAGTAAATTGCACATTTACTGACTCTcaagcagaagagagaaaaacagctcAAGTGAGCAGAACAGGTGTTAGCAAAAAGATTTCACAGAAAACATGGCAAAACGCAAGCACTTTAGTTACTAAGGACTGTAATGGACAATTCATTGCTAGTTCTCCacaaaatggaaataatggAAATTCTGGAAATATTTATATTCGTAGTTTTGATGGAGACCCCAATACCTCTGAAAATAGTTTAAGTTATTTTTGCCTTGaaaaaggaactggaaaaatgAGGAGTACTTCACCTTGTATCGGAAGGTTTCACAAGCAAGACAGCTCACCAAGACATACCAGTAGCTGCAGTATTACTGGCTCCCCTGGCAGAAACAGCTCCAAATCTTCTGACCCCCTTGTTATTTATTACACTTTGCCTAGAAAATCAGCTAGCATTGCGGGCAGTATTATGTCAGATACACCCATCTCTTTACCTAGAGAAAGCAGAACAACATACGATTGTTTGAGGTCTGAAACTCCACATAGAGCTGACCCCTTTTGTTCTAATCAAAGAGATGTGTCTTCTTTAGACCCAACATGTTCCTTTTTAACATCAGCATCATTAAATGCTGCTACAAGTAATAAAGATTACCCCAGTCCTTTAACCAAAAGTATGAATGATTCAATAAGTAGTAGTACATCAGTTGATCTGACAGACAGCTGTAAACATCTAAGTAGAAGAGAatcctctgtgttttcagattATAAGGAGGGGGGAAATTTTTTGCAGAAATATAAAACCACAAGCACATTTACAGTTTGTGTTGATGAAGATCATGTCAAGTATCATGAATTAGTTTCAATTTATTACACACTACCACGGAGGCATTCAAGAACATTTTGTAGCCTCTTTAGAGATAATTCAGAGGATGCAGATTTACCTTGTCCCAAAGAAAATGCTCAGTCACCAAGaatacaaaacaagaaaaatgaagatcATGTGAGTTTAGCAAATGGCTTTTTCCCTGCTACTTCAGGAAAAGAGGTGCCTTCATATTCTTCTGATCAAGTATCTTCAGTTTTGGTCACACCTCAGAATTTAAGAACTGCTGCTGATAGTGAAGAGGAGAGTTCTCACTTTTCCCCTAGCTCTGAGAAGTCAGTGAGTGTGGTAActaacaagaaagaaaattcagcatATCTTTCATTAgcagaaaatgtgctttctgaTGTGGTGacaaaagaaatttcttttggTGGCCCACAACCCACTGCAATAGTGGCTAAGTCAGGTAAGGTCATTTCTGATGCTTCAAGCAgccaaaatgcagaaatacatctgaaagaaaagaaggaaattttacAAAGAGCCACACCACTAATGTCCACTTCATCAACCCCTCCCAAGCCAGGCAGACATTTAGAGAATCGTTTATATTCTACTTCAAcgaataaaaatattattcagaaGGGAAGCTCTGAAAGTTGCTCTCAGCCCCCAAAAGTGAACAACAGGAAAAATTTGAACAGTTTACTCCTCCGCTCCGGAGAGAAGAGTTCCCTTGGAAGGAGTGGTAACACAGCACACGCTGATGTGCCACTTACTCCCGTGGAAGACGTGTACACAGATAGTACCCAAGTTAAACAGAGAGTAAATTTCCTACACCAAACCACCCCTCTgcataataataaatttaatgGACTGCAATTAAGAGCTGAcagttcaagaaaaaaagaaaatggtttaaACTTTTGTAGCAAAGTGCTTCCAGAGTCTCAGAGAAAAACATCTGAGGTGAGCACAGCTTCCAGTGCTGATCCATTACTTCAGCTAGGCAAAGTGACTAGCACAGATACAGATGAagtaaagaatttaaaaattaaaaaagagcaaaactcACAGAGTTCTCATATGGGTAAAGTTTACAGCAGTTTTCAGGAATCAAAGAGGCATAGTGAAGGCAACCTGAACACTAAAGATAAAGTTCCCAGGGCTGCACAAGATAAGAAGATAACACAGAGTGCAGAAGATGAGAACAAACTTCTCTCTGACTGCACAAGAGACAAAGTCAAAGAtatagaaaaaaggaaaaacagaccttcaattaaaaataaattggcaGCTGTTTACAAAACAAGTCGTAAATTTTCAAGTAAAAATTTACCCCCCAAGCCACACATAAGTaacattttttcacagaatgatGGAAGTGCCACTTCTTTAGAGGTCAACATGTCCCTTGACTCATTGATTTCAATGGATTCCCACCAGCCATTCCTGGAGTTGGACAATGAAAATCAGAATCACAGTCTGAACTCTGATAAGAATTTGCCAAGACCAAGAACAGCTGAGAATAAGAAGACTGAAAATCAGAATGATCCTTCTTTGCTTGTTAACACCAAAAGGAGGCCTTTTACAAGTTCATACACCCAGAAGGAAGCCATCAGTCCTCGAAAAACTGCAGTGAAAGTGGAAAATAGGCCAAGACTCACAACTGTATTTCCAGATAAAGCAGTAACCATGAGAAATAAGAATTCCCAAATGCTTGATCTTGGGTTAGAAAGCAAAATCCAGCCCATCACTCCCAGTGCTACTACCTCATATCCACTGgatgaagagaaaggaagagctAGCAGTCATGCCTGCGCTCCTCCCTCGCCACTTTTAACTGACAAAAACTTAAACACCTATGTAAATAACTGCTTGCAGGCAGACACATGTCCAGAGCAAAACTTGGCTTCCCAGACAGTGCTTGGTCAGCGTCAAAATACCTCTCAGCCTACTGGCTTAGAAAACGCTAACCTCAATAGCTATCGGTTGCGCAAGAGCCATTCGAAAAGTCAGCGTGAGCGTCACCTCTCTGAGAGCATTTGTGCTCGAGATTCCCTTGAGACCTCTGCCTCAGGAAGCAATATTCTACCCAAAGATGGCATACATGGGAAGAGATTTAAATCTTACTCAGAGCTGTTGTCTTGTGACGAGAATGAAAACTGGGCGTCAGACGATGAGAAATGTTACAGCACTAGAAATTTAATGTATCCGTCTGTGGAATTTGGTATATTTGGCAAAGAGCAACAACTGGCTTTCCTGGAAAATATCAAGAGGTCACTCACAGAAGGGCGATTATGGAGACCGTGTCTTCTTAATAACCCTGGCGCTTTCAGAGATACAGAGAACTCTTCTATAAACAGGGCTGAGCTTCTGAGCTCGAGTTCTGCTGGGAGCAAAATGTCATCAGCTGCTTCATCGCCCCGAGAGCTGACTGATACCTACGTGGAAGACCCAGCCGCTTATTCGGACTCAGACAGTGATACCACCACCGATGATGAATATTACCTAGATGAGATAGATAAAGAATCAGAGCTATGA